A stretch of Aedes aegypti strain LVP_AGWG chromosome 2, AaegL5.0 Primary Assembly, whole genome shotgun sequence DNA encodes these proteins:
- the LOC110675139 gene encoding putative oxidoreductase GLYR1 homolog: MLAGIAEGLALADRARLQQKDVLEVLELTSMSSELVMQKGNAIIKSEFPPQQELKHMQKDLKLALNMAEGLEHPLPITAASNEVYKHAKRLGYGSHDSSAVYVRARF, translated from the coding sequence ATGCTGGCCGGTATTGCCGAGGGGCTGGCGCTGGCCGATCGAGCGCGTCTTCAACAGAAGGATGTCCTGGAAGTGCTGGAACTTACAAGCATGTCGTCAGAGCTGGTCATGCAGAAGGGAAATGCAATCATCAAGAGCGAATTCCCGCCCCAGCAGGAACTGAAGCACATGCAGAAGGACCTCAAGCTGGCGCTGAACATGGCCGAAGGTCTGGAGCACCCCCTGCCCATCACGGCCGCCTCCAACGAGGTGTACAAGCACGCGAAACGCCTCGGCTACGGTTCCCACGATTCCAGCGCAGTTTACGTGCGGGCAAGGTTTTAA